CATGCGCATGGGTCTCAACGCAAAGAACAAGATTGGGTTCATTGATGGAACCATTAAAGCTCCATCACTCCTGGATGCAAAATATGCAGCTTGGAAAAGATGCAATGACATGGTAACATTGTGGATTGCGAACTCAGTTCACTCAGAAATAGCAAGCAGCATCATGTACACTGAAAATGATGCTGCAGTTTGGAACGACCTCAAAGACAGATTTTCGCAGAGCAGTGACTCGAGGATCTACCAAATTCGACAAGAAATTGTCGAGAGTTGTCAAGGGCAGCTCTCTGTTTCTGTCTATTACACCAAGATGAAAGCCTTGTGGGATGAGTTGACGTCTTACCATGACCCATTCATTTGCACTTGTGCAGGTTTGAAAGGACTTGCTGAACGGGAAGAGAAAGAAAGGGTTATGCAGTTCCTGATGGGATTGAATGACTCTTACTCAACTGTACGAGGCTCGATTTTAATGATGAGCCCGCTCCCTGACACACGCCGAGTTCATGGTCTCATTCTTCAACATGAACGACAGATGGACGTGGCCAGTCGCCGCGATATGGGGACAAACTCTCATGCGATGCAGGTTCAGCGAACCTTAGTGTCGTCATCTAACAGCAAGCCCTTCAACACACTTTCAAGTAAGTCACTCAAGTGTACCTACTGTGATGGAGGTGGACACTTGGTGGACCGCTGCTATTACATTATTGGGTTTCTAGTGGGACACAAATGGCATGGCAAAAATGTGAAGCCAAGGAATAAGAGATCAGAAGCCAACAATGTCGAAGCTATCAAATCTGTCACAAGATCTATCTCTTGACAAAGTTCTTTATGTACCAAAGTTCCGCGTCAACTTGTTGTCTGTTAGTCGCTTGACAAGAACTTTGCACTGTATAGTGACATTCTATCCTGGTTTTTGTGTTGTGCAGGACATGGAcacgaagagggtgattggccTGGGCAAGCATTTTGATGGGCTCTACTATCTTACACCAAGACAAAACCCTCACCTTGCCAACCACATCCATCGTACCACTAGTCTATGGCATCAGCGTCTTGGACATCCATCGGCCGCACCTTTACTTTCATTAGCCAAAAAATCATGCTGAAATAATTTTTGATTCCACACACATTTGTGAAGTTTGCCCTTTAGCAAAGCAAACCCGTTTACCATTTCATAACAGTGAAATCAAATCTTTCGCACCATTTGACCTGATTCATTGTGACATTTGGGGGCCTCACAAAAATCAAACACATACTGGGGCACGATATTTTCTTACTATTGATGATTTCACTCGTTTTACTTGGGTACATCTTATGAATTTCAAATCCGACACACAAACAATATTGAAATCATTTTTTTCTTGGGTCAAAACACAATTTCAACATGGCATTAAAGCTCTCCGTGCGGATAATGGTAGTGAGTTTCTTTCCATACGTTCCTACCTAGAATCATGTGGCACCTTTTTTCAACACTCTTGCCCttacacaccacaacaaaacggGGTGGTCGAACGTAAACATAGGCACCTTCTTAATGTTGGTCGTGCTCTTCGGTTTCAAGCCAATTTACCTTTACAATTTTGGGGAGAAAGTATTCAGACTGCTTGTTATCTCATCAATCGTTTACCTACACCCTTGCTCTCCCATAAGTCACCATACGAACTTTTGCATAACACACCACCAACTTATACCCACCTACGTGTTTTTGGATGCCTCAGCTATGCCACCAATATGACACCCACCCATAAGTTTGACGTCCGTGCTCGTCGTTGTGTTTTCCTTGGTTATCCTCTCGGCCAAAAGGGTTATAAGGTATATGATCTAGCCACACGAAAAATTTTTACCTCACGAGATGTAATCTTCCATGAGCACATCTTCCCTTACACATCTTCATCACCTATAGACCAAACCGACACACATGTTGCTCCCATTATTCATCCAACACAAGACACCGACTCCTCACCAAGCCTACTTCAAACGGTACTTGATTCACCACATGAACCTGTCACCATTGACACCATGACACCTGCCATCATCGACACCCCACATGAATCTACTACCATGGCACCTTCCTCAAGCCTTCCAATGGCACCTGCCACCATGTCACATGAACCTGTCACTACCTGTTCTCCGCCACCTGCACCACTAACTCCTCACCCAATCTCACTCCGTCACTCCACCCGTCCCACCAAACCACCTGCTCACTTCAAAGATTATGTGGCTCATCACTCCACCTTGTTCACGTCCTCAGAGGCCCTCTCTCAGTCCATGTCCAGCACGCGCTACCCACTGCATCGGTATGTTTCCTATTCCTGCCTATCTCTTGGGTATCAACGCTTTGTTTCTCATATTTCACACTTGGTGGAGCCAAATACCTACGAGCAGGCTTGCCAAAATCCCCACTGGGTTGCAGCGATGCAGGCCGAACTCACAGCTCTAGAAGAAAATAATACCTGGACTTTTGTTCCTCTTCCGCCCGGCCAAAAACCCATTGGCTGCAAATGGGTTTTCAAACTAAAGTACCAATCTGATGGCACTCTTGAACGCTACAAAGCACGTCTCGTTGCCAAAGGTTTCACCCAACGTGAAGGTATCGACTACAAGGAGACTTTTGCACCAGTAGCCAAACTCATCACTGTGCGTTGCCTCTTGACTGTGGCTGCTGTTCGCAATTGGCccttacatcaaatggatgtccaAAATGCTTTTTTGCATGGCGAACTTCATGAGGCGGTGTACATGTTGCCACCTCCGGGTTGTCGTCGACAGGGGGAGAATGTCGTATGTCGACTCCACAAATCTCTATATGGTCTTAAACAAGCATCCAGAAGTTGGTTTCGAGAATTCTCTAAAGCAATATGTACCATTGGTTTCTGCCAATCCAAGGCAGATTATTCTCTGTTCACTCAAGTCAAAGGTACTTCATTCACTATTGTATTATTATACGTTGACGACATGGTGATTACAGGCAACAATGAGGCAGAAATCAAGAACCTAAAGGCCTTCCTCAGCAGTCAATTTCGAATTAAAGATCTTGGACCTCTAAAATATTTCCTTGGAGTTGAGGTCGCACGATCGAAAGCTGGAGTCACAATCTGCCAACGAAAATATACATTGGACATATTGGAGGAGGCTGGCCTTCTTGGCGCCAAACCCACGAAGGTCCCAATGGAGGCCGATTTGGTCCTAATTCCCGCAGGCAGCACTTCACTACATGAACCTGCAAGGTATAGGCGCTTGGTtggaaaattaatttatttgaccATCACAAGACCAGAGATAGCATACACTGTCAACACGTTAAGTCAGTTCATGCAAGATCCACAACGACATCATCTCGATGCAGTGTATCGACTTCTTCGATACCTCAAAGGAGCCCCTGGACAAGGCTTGATGTTCTCTTCCCAAAGTGAATTGAATTTAATTGGTTActgtgatgcagattgggcacgTTGCCCCATTACCCGTCGATCAGTTACTGGTTATTGTATCTTCCTTGGAAAGTCACTGGTGtcctggaaaagcaagaagcaagTTACAATAGCTCGTTCCTCAGCTGAAGCGGAGTATCGATCCATGGCTGCAGCTACTTGTGAATTGAGTTGGCTGCGATATTTATTGGTAGATTTACGTGTTGAGCATCCCCAACCGGCAAGGTTATTTTGTGACAACCAAGCGGCTTTACACATAGCTGCAAACCCTGTGTATCACGAACGCACAAAGCATATTGAGATCGATTGCCACACTGTTCGTGAGAGAATTGAAAAGGGAGAAATTAAAACTTCCTATGTCAGAACGGGAGAACAAGTCACAGACTTGTTTACTAAGCCACTTCGTGCGCCTATTTTTCATACACATCTAGGCAAGTTGGGCGTCATCGACATTCacgctccaacttgaggggcagtgttaaaggaaaagaaatcacCCAATCTGTACAAAGTGGACAGCAGGAATATAGCATGTGGATGCACATTCTGGACAGTTTGGACAGTTGCATGTGGATACCAAAATCCTTGTCAGCAAGTCCTTTGCACATGATGGATGCACATCTGGGCGTGTCCTTTACATCATGGGCAGCAATGATGCCCATTGTttctttatatttaattattgcaTGCGTGCTATCATTGtattgtatgtatatataatagttGTTTTCATTTGGTATAGAACCGAATAAACAAGCATTCTCCAATTCCATCTTAATAATTTTGTCATTGTATACAATTATATTActaatacattaaaatttacCAATGCTTTTACATTGTTTTTCTTACTCACAGCACTTTTTAAAACACAGTTAACCAAACAGTCATCTGCTTTATTTTACAACTGATTATTCTTAAAACAcaacagaagcagtttttttttaaagcacagcaATCCCAAACTGGCTCTTAGTCTGACACACAATCCTATTTAATTATGTCCCTTGTTTAcgtataatttatttaatttttttgttataataatAAAGAATGTGTGAGAAGCTAATAAGAGAGTGAAAATCACCTCCGTAATTGATATTGTTGATTTGTTACTGGAATAGTGCTATTTGAGgacattactttagtctaaagtagGATCTCCAATTGCGCTGTTCAAGTGAAAATCATATCGGAACAGACAAAGGTACTCAAACTCAAGTGTCCCGCATGCTGACATCCAACAaaccaatcaaaacaaaaaatgcatAAAAGGGTCTCGAGTTTTGCCAAATACACCACAATGAAGATGCTTTACCCAAATGAAGGAATAGACTTACCATCATAGGAAACTCATGCCTCCTCTCTACGAAGCTTTGCTGGCTCTCTGTGTTTTCTCACCTGCAATTAGACCCAATGCGCAGAGGCATTTCACCCATGAAATTCTCAATCCAGAAACATCTAAAAACAGAGAACAAAGAACCCAGAAAACCGTGTGTGCGAGCGTGCATGTTTCTCTGGTATATTTTATCAAACAGATGATAGGCACTGAACAAAACATACATATGAATGTAAATGTTGTTTGTAAACTCAAATGGAACGCGCAAAATTACACTCTAACATGGTTTGGCAATTTCAGTTCATTAAGTGATTTCAAATTCAATAATCagaatataaaagaagaaatacgAAAAATTACAGTTAGAAGTCACACATCAGttaaagagttgaaaaataagcAAGCTTGCTTAGGGaactatatttaaatttttatctcAGTGAGGTTTAAAGTAATCAGGCATTTAAAAAATACTTATtctaaaaatttcaacaaacgtAATTAATTTTGTGATTAGCAATAGCATGCACTGATACAAACAAAAACTTGAATTCCAATGTCATGATGATTAATCTAAATCTAATGAGTAGttttcaattaaacaaaaatatgagGGGGAAGAAATTGGTCCCATGTTCGAGCTTTTTCGTTCCAATCCAAATCGAgcaggaaggaagaagttgaGGAGGAAACATAGGGCCATATATTgtcacaaaaacacaaaaacatccaaATTAAAACATAGGACCAGATATTGTCAGGCACCAAATGAAGGCCCAGTGAGTCGGCCTGGCCCAACATAAAGCGTGCTGATATTTTTCCTGCGTGAGTTTTTGGGTTTGGGAGCATTTCGCTCATCAGTGCACTTGACTTGACTTAATCATGGCCTCGTTCGCTCAGCCCGAAGACGACTCGGTCTCGATCACCGGGTCAACTCGCCCGTTCGACGACGACGGTTACCTGGGCTACGACCCCCGACTCTCATCCCAGCGATTCGACTCCTTCGTCGACTCCGAGTCGCTCAAGGACTCCGCCACCGATTCCCAATCTTCCACGGCTCCGCCGTAGGCGACGTTTTCGCCACTGAGCCGGCGTCGGAGGCCTTCTCTCCTCCGTCGATCTACGCCGAATTGAACGGCCAGGGCTTTGATGGAGGATTTGGCGGGTCTGACGATCCGATTTTGCCTTCTCCGTCCTAGATGCTTTGATGAAGGGTTTGGCGGGTCTGTCGATCTACGCCGAATTGAACGGCCAGGGCTTTGAATTGCTGATTCATTCAATAATTGAATACTTGATCGAAATAGGCGTTGAAGAAGAGCCACAAAATGTTGACACGTAGCTCCCGACATCCGCTCAGCTTGGTTATTCATAACTTTTTACAAGATCGTAACTTTTATTCTCTCTGCTGGGACTGAACTTTTCGGAATTCAACTAAAGTGATGGTCACAACTGTTTAGGATTCGCTATGTAAATTTACAATGTTTCCCTGTTAGGCTTCATCGTAAAACAAATGCTACTAGTATTGGTTGTGTTAATGGTTTTCTGAACTCTAGTCCTTTGAGCTAAACATTTTGGAATTGAACTTTGTCACAACTTTGCGGTTTCTTTGCCTTTAATATCCATATCGATTTCTCTGGCATCTAACTTCTAAGGTATGAAGAAGCGAGGAGTTAACATGCATTTCTGACATTGTTTTGAACTTGTATTTTGGCGTTTCTCAGCTGTTCCTAGCTAATCAAGAGAAGTTTCATTGCTGAGGTAGACAAGAACTACTGGAAGGCAATTGCGGACCTCATCCCCAATGAGGTGCCAGCAATCGAGAAGAAGATAGGGACGAAGGATACGGAAAAGAAGCTATCCATTCTCGTTGTCCAAGGTCCAAGGCCTGGAAAGCCAACCGAGCTTTCAAGGATGAGGCAGATACttttaaaattgaagcataATACATCTCCCCACCTTAAGCCTTCACCGCCAGACCCAGCTCCCAGCAAGGATGCAAAACCGAGTACTTCTGCTCCCCCCAAGGCTGCAGTTGTGGCGGCTACCCCCGAGGCTGTAGTTGCTGTTTCGTAATTTGCCTGGCGTTCTTTGTGAGGCGTAGTTCGTAGAAAACAAGTATTTCCATTACAACATTGTGGagtttttcttgtttggttgaaCATTTTCTGATGGGTATATTCCGTTCTTAGATTTTCTTGTTTCCATTGGCGATGGATTTCTCGGTGGACTGTTGTCTCCTTGAAGTCCGGGATGACCGAGATCGATTGA
This region of Malus domestica chromosome 07, GDT2T_hap1 genomic DNA includes:
- the LOC139197810 gene encoding uncharacterized protein — translated: MTEPTKPDEKSMEFSEPYTIHHSDHTGLILVSKPLDGNNYGQWSRAMRMGLNAKNKIGFIDGTIKAPSLLDAKYAAWKRCNDMVTLWIANSVHSEIASSIMYTENDAAVWNDLKDRFSQSSDSRIYQIRQEIVESCQGQLSVSVYYTKMKALWDELTSYHDPFICTCAGLKGLAEREEKERVMQFLMGLNDSYSTVRGSILMMSPLPDTRRVHGLILQHERQMDVASRRDMGTNSHAMQVQRTLVSSSNSKPFNTLSSKSLKCTYCDGGGHLVDRCYYIIGFLVGHKWHGKNVKPRNKRSEANNVEAIKSVTRSIS